A stretch of DNA from Malus sylvestris chromosome 9, drMalSylv7.2, whole genome shotgun sequence:
ATGGTGGTTACTACAATGGCTCCTACGGTGATGCCTCATGAGGGTGGTGCCACTCCACTTGTCGTCGCGTTGAGCCTCGTGGATCGTCATGGTCCTAATTCTTGAAAGTTTGAATTTCCGTTCATCGTGGTGTTTGAGTTTCtagtcattgtacttttcttttatgttttatcaaagaatttttataaataaaaattccaagaataagaacgtacaaaaaatctacaaatgaacaagaaaacaaaaaaaccttGAATGCGAAAGTCTTTTTTCAAGCGTTTAAATcaagactctcaatgaaagcaccaatttgtggatgcaaatttctgccttcttcttcttggacgaaaatgcacctgcaaaacaattaatacCTAAGGTCTAAGCCAAGAGCTTCAcatgcccacgatgaatttggggggggggggctttggccaaataacctccgatgccaaagttagaatttaaggAAGAAAGTGTTTATAGGGATGTGGCCGTCCCTATTTGGTGAAATGGGGACCGGCCACTTATGGTTGTTTCTTGGCTCTAGATATTATGTTAAATcatatcttgcaatcaattaggaaattaatcaattaattttggtaattaatcccaatttgaaaagaataattaggagttaccttgtgggtaagaatttgatgaggagtgatgagagggtttaAAAGAATATCATTATGATCACTTTTGACCTCGATTGAGCCGTTAGTCCGTTGCATGCGCGTGGGAGTCTcggtgtgcctcaagggtaattttgtcttgttacccaaaagtccacatatcgcctccatatttttctcgaTTATTTTTAGCTCCACAATAAGCCGCATCATTTACAGGAAATTTCCAACGTTGGACATCCCTAGAATCATGAAATGAAGATGGAGACATCCATTAACTCTTCCTCCATTATTGCCTCCTCATTCACACAGGACCTTGATTTTCAAATGTCTTATAGCATAAATAAGccttaatttatttatcttcCTGTTATAGAGTTAGACTCTAAAAGGAAATTCCCGTGATTGGTTCTAGAAAAATGTGATTACGGGACAGAGGTCCAGGGCTGAAGGGGTGGAGGAAAACCAAGGATAACTTtgaaagagactctaagaaaagacataGAGTACTTGGATATAATGGAAGACATGACACAGAATCGAGCGCAATGGAGTTCTAgtattcatatagccgatcccacttaatggaaaaaggctttgttgttgttgttgttggttctAGAAAAATTCGGAGCATTTTTCTTTACCACCATAAACTATATAGTGTATGCTCATTGCTCATCATATACCTTATCATTTGTTACGTGTTCTTTCATCTAATTCTGATTAGCTTTcaaattaaatgtttttttaaaaaaaaatcaatcaagaTTAAATGAAAAGACACGTAACAAATGATGATGTATATGAACATATAATAAGAAAAGTGATGATATACTTTGGAACAGCATATGCCAGACGACTTCTCAGAACTATTCTTATGACTTTTCAGAACAGTTTTGACTGGATACAGAGCCTATCACATTTTCTAATCAACCACACATCATTTCTAAGGCGACTGTATACATGTCACATTCAGATCATTAATAACATGAGATGCTATGGAACCAATCCGTGTGTTGTGCTGCCTTGCTCTTATATAAAATGAGATGCTATGGAACCAATATTCGGTGTCTTGTGTCCCAAAGATGTCACAGACAATGAAGCTACTCTTCCTCTTTGCAGCGCAGATTGGTGGTTTTGCTCTCAATCTTTTGCTCCTAGTTCATGCCCAAGATCAATCAGGTATGAATTCTAAATACAGTATTATAATAAAGTTAAggttttttatcacaaatgatccttGAAATTGATCCATTATATCAAAATGGTCTCTAACCCCGTCCCTCTTCCCCACCATTGATCTACTCTAACACAAACGTTCTCCCAATAGATTTGTAAGTATTTGAATTAGGGATGGACAACAgttatggcgggcgggtaacTGCGATTATTTattcataaccgtttatgctcatatcCGCATAatcgtttacccgttgggtattTGTCtaaatggttatactcatacccataaccgtttataaacggttaactaTACCTATAATCACatacccatttacccttttttaacccatttatcctttattttttacCATTTACCTATTTTTCATccatctacatgtttttttaataacttgaaaattaaaaaagaaaaatttgtcatttgACAATCGAGgagtctacatatttttttcaaCACTAAATATAATATGTTTATATTTGTTCCACTTTGCTGCATAAAATCTCATCTGACTGTTATGTTGGCATATGGATCTAATGGATCATACCCATCTGCATCATAAATTAATTGTCACCAAAATTTGAACAACTGAATTAAACAAAtatcttagagagagagagagagagagagagagggagagatagctTGTTGCTTACATGATAATCCGAAGGAGTTGATGAGAGAGAAGATGAAAAGCAAGAGCAGgttcatcttttctccaaattaaaaattttcaattgCGCTGCACTAGCATATATCCAGACACATGCAGTGAGATGATATATTCTCAAATTGGGACAGAGATCCCAGTCCGATCTCCCCCACCAAGTCCTAAGGATCCAGAGATCCaaactattgaaatttgattcaacggctacaaattCATCAAACTATGCTGAGTCTATATTATATTAACTACATAAACCATGCATtatagtcaatagcattgatttaagttttgtttgATAGGGAACAtagtttgtgttaattttacatatataaaataaacagGTAAACGGTTATCCGTTTATAACCCCGGTTAATACCTATAACTACACATTTAAATTTTataggtaaacggttatactcataaccgtttctttatctaaacggttattCATAATCGTAACCGTAAAATTTAAAAGGACGGATAActgcggttacccataaccaatagGTATTTGCCAATCCCAAGATGAAGCTCGCAGCTCCTTCATGATTAGAAAAGCACGCTTCTTTTCTCCTTCCTTGTTCTGCATGTGCGTCTGTACATGCTTCAATTTCGCAGTGAGCTCAATCATGCGGCCTTGAATCTCCAAGAACGCAGCTCTGTTGGCTTCGTCGACCATTTTTTCCCAAGATTGAATCTTTTTGAGTTATTGGTTTTAGTTTGTTTATTGGCGTCAAATCTGGAAGAAGAGGTGGCCTTGAAACAAAATCCAGGTCCCATGCGCTCTCATTGGCCATGAAAAGCGTATGACAGATCCATGAGACCTACCCCTTGATTAACCCCACAAAATTTAGAAATTCCccacaaaaatcccaaaaaatgttgaaaaaacATATTAATGGTGGGGAAGTAGAAGATGAACAgtactgtttttttttatatataagtttttaactatacaaataaaaattgttttttattatttaaatattttcaattcaCATAGCAATATTTAATTGACTTGTGGGATCCAGTTATGTACCACATCAGCATATAACAGAATTTTTTACGAAATTATGACAGAATGACTAGACTGAACTGtaacacctattttcaaggattacattgattgattttaaatttcatgaATCATCTTGACCAATTTCataatcatttgtgataaaaatccgaaaaattaataaacaattaaGAACTATTTTCTTATATTTGTAATATCTGTGCCAGGCTTCATTAGCATAGATTGTGGCCTCCGGGAAGATTCCATGTATAATGACAATCCGTCAGGCATTACCTATATTTCAGATGAAAACTTCGTAGCCACTGGTGAACGGAAGCTTGTGTTGCCTGAATACAGAAACAAGTATTCCCAGTCATACGACTCTCTTAGAAGCTTCCCTGAAGGAATCCGAAACTGCTACAAAATAAATGTTACAAGTAAAACCAAGTATTTGATCAGAGCAGGTTTCTTTTATGGGAATTATGATGAACAACATGAAGTACCCGAATTTGAGATACATCTTGGACCTAACTTGTGGGATACAGTGAAGTCGGAAACAGATTATAATATCGAGCTCGAGCTCATACATGTCCCACTGCGAAACTATGTACATGTTTGTCTGGTGAAGACAGGCTCCGGGGTTCCATTTATATCAGTTATAGATCTCAGGCCCTTAACCGATGCCTCGTACAAAACAGTAAAAGGGTCCTTATCACTTCTCTGGCGGCATGACACTGGTCTAACAGCTGACCTTTGGGGATATAGGTAAGTGATTTACATGTTATTATTGTCCTCAATTTAACCACATATAGAGTCTGGCaggatccttttttttttttcacgaaaTGACTTGGTGTTAAATAGTTGTAGAATCATTTATAAGTAGCAATTTATATTCTGTGTAGTTTTCTAGGTAGGAAATATAACATTCATCAACATTGTATGCATGCATTGATGCAATACCTTTATTTGTATAGGTATCCATATGATATTCATGATCGATTCTGGCATTACTTTGACAAACCCGGCTCTTGGACAAAATTAAATACCTCATCCACCATCAATTCAGAATTCGAGTATCAACCACCATCCGTCGTGATGGGCACAGCTGCAACGCCTAATAGTTCAAATGATCCGTTGAATATTTTCTGGCAGCCTGACACTGAAGTATATCATGTTTACTTGCACTTTGCAGAAGTTGAAAAGCTCCAACCCAACCAGTCTAGACAGTTCAACATTACTACAAACGGAGAGCTGTGTAATGGGACACTTGCTCCTGATTATTTGTCCACAACGACAATATTCTGTACCGCTGAATCCTTGAGTGGATCAGGAGTACAAAATAATTTGTCAATTATTAAGACTGGAAACTCTACCCTTCCACCCATCCTCAATGCCTACGAGATTTATAAAGTGAAAGAATACTTAATATCAGATACCAACCAAGACGATGGTGAGCCATATTGATTCCTTACACAAGCTTAAATTCCTTGCTATTGGTTTAGCGCCTCACCTAATATGTGAGTTTTATTAAGATCCTCTGTTTGCTTGTGAAAATATTAGTTGAGGCAATCACTATGAAGTTGGAATTTAAAGAATGCTCTTATTATTCAATCTTACTTAAACTAAAACagctaacatatatatatacatacaatgCAATCACGCATGCAATAATTAAATGTAAAAGGGAATGGGCATCCTTGCTGCCCATGATGTAACTGACACGTCCATGTTGTGCATCCACCATGTGCAAACCCTTTCTGACAAGGATTATAGTATCCTCATGCTGCTGTCCAAACTGTCCAGGAATGTGCATCCACATGCTACATTCCTGCTATCCACCTTGTACAGATTGAGTGATTTCTGCTcctttaacactccccctcaagttggagcatgAATGTTTTGGATGCCCAACTTGCTGAGAAGAGAATGAAACGTTGCCTTTCCTAACGCTTTTGTAAATATGTCGGCCAACTGATGCTTTGAAGGTGTGAACCTTGTTGCAATCATTCCTGAATGTAACTTTTCTCGGACCAAGTGACAATCTAATTCGATATGTTTAGTTCGCTCGTGGAATACTGGATTAGCTGCAATGTGTAAAGCTGCCTTATTGTCACAGTAAACATGAGCTGGAGCTGCATGAGAGACCTGTAAATCTTGTAACAGATAACGAAGCCATGTAAGTTCACAAGTGATTGCAGCCATTGATCTATATTCTGCCTCTGCAGACGATCGTGAAACCGTATGTTGTTTTTTAGTCTTCCAGGAGATGAGTGATTTTCCCAAAAACACACAATAACCTGTCACGGACCTTCTAGTCGTTAGACATGATGCCCATGAAGCATCACAGTAACCACTCAATTGTAATGCATCTGTAGATGGAAAGAATAGACCTTGTCCTGGAGTCCCTTTGAGGTATTTCAAGACTCGTATAGCAGCTTCAAGATGAGGCTTGCGTGGTTGGTTCATGAACTGGCTAAGGTTGTTGACTGAAAATGTGATATCTGGCCTTGTTATGGTGAGGTAAATGAGTCGTCCCACGATCCTTCTATATCTGGTTGGATCCTTCAATAACTCACCATCCGTTGGCCTCAACTTCAAATCTTGTTCCATGGGAAAATCCACCGGACATGCCCCTAATAGTCCAGCATCATCCAGTATGTCCAAAATATATTTCCTTTGTGAGATAGAAATGCCTTGTTGTGAACGAGCCACTTCGATCCCAAGAAAATATTTGAGAGGTCCGAGGTCCTTAATGCGAAACTGATGATGAAGGGATTGTTTTAAACGTTGAATAGCCTCATGATTGTTCCCTGTAAtgatcatgtcatcaacatagatgAGAACCACTGTAATGGAATGCGCAGTAGTGCAGGTGAACAATGAGTAGTCTGCAGTTGATTGTTTGAACCCCACGAGTTGAATGGcttgagaaaattttgaaaaccatTGGCGGGAAGCCTGCTTCAAGCCATAGAGGGATTTATGGAGTCGACAAACCAAGTTCTCCCCCTGTCGACGAAGTCCAGGTGGTGGAGACATGAAAACTTCTTCGTCCAAATCACCATGGAGAAAAGCATTCTGGACATCGAGCTGGTGGAGGGGCCAGTGGCGTTGAGCTGCCACGGCTAATAAACAACGAACAGTGGTAAGTTTGGCCACCGGTGCAAATGTGTCAGAATAGTCGAGGCCTTCAATTTGCGAGTAACCTTTGGCAACCAAACGCGCTTTATAGCGCTCTATGGAGCCATCAGAGCGATGTTTGATCTTGTAAACCCACTTGCTGCCGATAGCACGTTTTCCAGGAGGCAGGGAAGTGAGTGTCCAGGTATGGTTTTGTTCAAGTGCAGCAAGTTCAGACTGCATGGCAGCTTGCCAATGAGGATCAAGGTGGGCCTGGGCAAAAGAAGTAGGTTCGACGCTACGAGTGATGGTATTGATAAACACTTGGTGAGATGGTGATAaatgagaagaagagagatAATGAGAGAGTGGATAGTGAGTACCTGACCGCGAAGATGACGTGGACTTGGAAGGCGACGTGGTGACCTGTGAACAGTCATAATCCTTCAATAAGACAGAAGGTTGCTTGGGGCGGAGGCCGCGACCAAGGGCAGGTGGTGGTGAGATAGAGTTGACTGGACGTGGAGAAGGAAGAGGGGATGGGGGCGACACAGGTGATTGTGGCGACACAGGTGAAGGAGGAAAAGCGGTTGGACTAGAGATGGTGGAAGAGGAGGATTCTTGTGAAAAAATGGAAGAATCTGAGATGGTGTCGGTGAGAGGAAGAGGGACGACGGGCACAACTTCATCAGGTTGGGTGTCGGGAGGATGATGAGCAAAAGGAAAGATGTGTTCATGAAAAACCACATCACGACTAGTAAAAAATTGATGAGTGTGAAGATTGTAGAGACGATACCCCTTTTGTCCAGAAGGATAACCAACAAAGAGACATTTGTGAGCCCTGACATCAAACTTGTGCTTAGGGGAGGTGTGTGTAGCATAGCAAAGACACCCAAAAACCCGTAAGTGCATATAAGTGGATGGTCGTTTGTTGAGCATTTCATAGGGTGTTTTTTTTGATAAAACGATGGTGGGTGTGCGATTGATGAGATAAGTGGCAGTGAGAAGACTTTCTCCCCAAAATTTGAGGGAAAGATTTGCTTGAAAACGAAGTGCACGACCTACATTAAGGAGGTGCCGATGTTTACGCTCCACCACCCCATTTTGTTGCGGTGTGTGTGGACAAGTATGTTGGAAAACAGTTCCTGAGTTGGCAAAGAATGAACGCAGGGATAGGAATTCTGCGCCATTATCAGTGCGTACTTGTTTAACTTGACGCTGAAATTGAGTGTTGACATAAGCAAAAAACAGTTTGATTTTCTCTTGTGTTTCAGATTTTAAATTCATGAGAAAAAGCCAAGTAAATCGGGAGTAATCGTCAACAATAGTTAAGAAGTATCTAGCACCTGATGAAGAGGGCAAACGATGCGGACCCCAAATATCACAATGTATTAACTCGAAAGGTTGTAGACTAGAAGTAGAACTTAAGGGAAAAGGTAACCTTGTTTGTTTGGCTACTGGACAGACATCACAATGAgaatcaaaattaaaagaaatatcAGGGATTGAACTAGATAAAACACGGGCTGGACCAGTGGAAAGATGTCCAAGGCGTTGGTGCCAGACGTTGGATGGTGCGGATGCAGAAGCAGCAACAACCCCAAGCTTATTCTGTCGAAGGGCGAAGTCTTCTTGGACTGAGACTAGGTAATACAGGCCATCACGCTCCTTCCCCAATCCAATCATCTTCTTCGTTGCCAAATCCTGTAAGAGACAAAAAGTGGGGAAGAAAATGATCAAACAATTTAATTCCCGAGTAGCTTTGCTAACTGACATCAGGTTAACTCGAAAACCAGGGACACAAAGGACATCTTTTAGGTCTAAATTTGGAGTGATTTTGATTGAACCAAGACAAGAAATTTGTGCTTGTGACCCATTTGGTAGATTGACGGAGGAAGAATGTGGGCTCCTTTTGTCGTTTAAattgaaagaagaagagatgtGATCTGTAGCACCACTGTCAATAATCCAAGAATCTGGATTGCTTGTGGAAAAAGAATAGCATCGTGCATTAGGTATACCTGCTGTATTAGCAAAAACCTGGTTTTTACTATCACCACGAAGAATAGCTTTGATTTGGTTGATCTCGTCCACTGTGAATTTCAAGTCAACAGGTTCTTTGGTAGTGCTTGACTTGGCTTCTTCTTTGTGGGCATTATTGGCTGCTGCGCGCCTGGTTTTGTTTAGAGGCTTTACGTCCTTCCCGTGAAACTTGTGGCCAGGAGGAAAGCCATGAAGATAGAAACAGTAATCAACTGTATGAGTATTTCCATCACAGTAAGTACAATGAAAATCCTTACCAGTGTTTGTCTTGCCACCATTGTTCGGCTTGCGAGACCTATTCCAGGTGGTCTTGGATACGTGCATGGCATGTGTAGTGTTACTTTCACCACCTTCTGCCACCTCTCTATGTTTTTCTTCTTGTAAAGTCAAAGAATATACCTTACGAATGTTTGGTAGTGGCTGCATTAAGAGGATTTGTCCACGAACAGCCGAATAAGAGTCATCCAGTCCCATGAGGAATTGAATAACTTGTTCCTGTTGTTCTCTTTCATTGATCGCTTTCATCGTTCCACATGTGCAGGCTGGAATTGTATTGTAGGACGCTAGTTCATCCCAAAGTCCTTTGAGTTTAGTATAGTATGCCGATATGGACCGTTGACGCTGTCGATATTCAATGATCTCTCTTTTAATTTGAAAAATGCGAGAAACATTTCCTTGCGAGAAACGTTCCTTCAAATCCTCCCATATCTCAGAAGGTGAATCCGTGTATAGGACGCTGCTCATCAAATCATTACCAACAGAACTAACGACCCACGAGAGAACCATATCATTGCACCGTTTCCAAAGGAAATATTTGGCGTCGGTTTTTGGCGGGGCTTCTATCGAACCATCCACAAAACCGAGCTTGTTCTTGGCGCTGAGGCTGATTGTCATTGAACGACTCCATGTGGAATAATTGTCACCATCTAGTGGTTTAGAAACAAGGTGTAGACTCGGGTGATCCGAGTGATGGATGTAGAATGGATCAGTGATGTCCATTGTTGTTGTGAGTTGTGGTTTGTGTTTAGGAGTTTCTTCGTCACTCATGATGAATAACGAGATTGGGCGGAAGTGTTTCAGGCACCAGGAaggtgctctgataccatatgaAGTTGGAATTTAAAGAATGCTCTTATTATTCAATCTTACTTAAACTAAAACagctaacatatatatatacatacaatgCAATCACGCATGCAATAATTAAATGTAAAAGGGAATGGGCATCCTTGCTGCCCATGATGTAACTGACACGTCCATGTTGTGCATCCACCATGTGCAAACCCTTTCTGACAAGGATTATAGTATCCTCATGCTGCTGTCCAAACTGTCCAGGAATGTGCATCCACATGCTACATTCCTGCTATCCACCTTGTACAGATTGAGTGATTTCTGCTCCTTTAACAATCACAAACATCAAGTCAACCTATAATATTGAAAAGAACTGGCAAGGAGATCCTTGTAACCCTCAAGTTTACTCATGGGAGGGTCTAAACTGTAGCTATCATGGAAATGATCCCCCAAGAATTATATCCTTGTAAGTATAAATATCTTCACACCAAATTGCTGATTAATTTTCAGTAATAATTTTATTGACGTTATGGACTTTGCAATCAGGAACTTGTCTTCCAGTGGATTAGAAGGGGAGATTTCTCCTTCTCTGTCAAATCTAACAATGATACAGACATTGTGAGTGTATCTAAATAATCTGTAATTTTGTGTGAAAACATATCTCAGTAATACTACGGCAAATGATCAATTATACCTGAAAAGAAATGACACGAATCATACTGAAAGAATTTCAGTCATCATAACCAGTTGTGTTAAATGAGTTGAGCTGCCCATTGCAGGGATTTATCAAACAACAACTTAAGAGGATCAATTCAAGAAATTttgtcagaactgccgacgttAAATGTCTTGTAAgttattttgttatatatgtgtgtattttGTTATTGTCTTATAGGCTTATTTACGCATTTGAAACTCAATATGAGCCTTGCACCATGCAACTTAAATTGTGTCACTTAACTTCCTAAAACTCAACTTGTTTTTCACTTTGCCACATGCGGTCAAAGTCTGTTAAAAAAATCCGTTAAAATTGGTGACATGATACAAATAGGACCCAATTTTTGCACAAATGGATgctatttgaaaaaaaaaataataattgatttaaaaaacAAGTTGGATTAATTCATTTAAAATAAGAATAAATCCCCTATACCCCTCTCTCCCTCCGTCAGAACCCTCATtgccgccccccccccccccccccctcttccctcttccctcttccctcttccctcttttcctctctctctattctcttcTTTAATTTCCCAGACAACCCCACCAACCTCCACTCTCTCGCCATAGTTTCACTAGTTCTAGTAACAATGCAATAATAGAAAATGTGGCCATTTTCCCAGTAAAATTCCCGGATGTGTTTCAAAATAATGATGACCTTTTGTGAAAGGGCGTCGTACTCGGAGAGATCAGCGACATCGAgcaattttttttctactttaaatacaaatttgtttaaatataaaattcattTTCTATGTTaaagttatttgttttgtaaaacaaaaacatttttatcGACACATGGTACTTATGTGGCACTGCCATGCATTTAAGTAAAAAGTGGGTCTTATTTGTGCCATgtccctaattttaagggattttaagtaacataTTTTAAGTTATATGGAGCAAAGTGAGACTCATAATGAATTTTATGAAGCATAcgattaaataaattttaagATTAAGTACCTAAAACCTCCTAACCTTTTAGTGTCATTTCAAATTCGTATCAACaatttttaacttttcaaaCAAGTACCCAACCTATTGAAAATGTGACATCCATTAAGTCCCAATTATTTTTTCCATTAGAAGTACATATGCCAACATTGAGTCCAACCTATTGAAAATGTTACATTTAAGTCCCAGTTAATTTTTTCATTAATCCTATATCTTGTTATATATATGTCCTCATTTAGAAAGCATGGTAACTATACATGTACTGCTTAATCCACCTTTGCAGAAATTTGGAGAATAACAACCTCACAGGCTCAATTCCGGTGGTACTCATTAACAGAGGGAAGCATGGTTTACTATCAATGAGGTGCGCCACCCTTTTTCTATAGCAGAAATATTTGttgaagaaaatagaaaaaactaTATATTAAAATGGAAAAAATAAATACCCGGACAGCTGTAAGTTTTATACaagggagaagaaaaaaaattaaaaaaaaaagctcagaCCGACTAAAATATAATCCAccagtttttcattttttttttaaaaacttcttccttcctagaaatttaaaatgatgAGCCATTCCACAGAAACTTGATTTTTAGATATAAGAACATGTGTTACAATTTTTATTTGGGAATTATATTATCTTTTACCATAATTGATTAAACAATACAATATTACTTTTCGTATATCAGTTTCTGCGAAAATCCAAACCTATCCGGAAATGTTTCttgcaacaagaagaagaacaggaagtataatttttttgttccgATGATAATTGTTTCGGTTGTTGCACTGTCAGTCCTCTTACTTAGTGCAGCAGCTATCTGGTATCGGGCGGCTTCTAAAAGGAAAAGGCAACTTGGTAAGATTCCATATTTGTTAATGTCATCTTCTTCTGCAATAAATAATCACAGACAGAAGGTTTTGATTGTATAAGATACTTACGAAAAATGTTATGATTGTAGGAAATAGCACAGATGCAAATGTAGCCATTCAGCATGGGTCATTTGAACGAAAAGGGAGACAGTTTACGTACTCTCAGATAGTACAGATTACGAAGGGGTTCGAGAGGGTTCTTGGAAAAGGCGGCTTTGGAACAGTTTATCACGGCCACATAGACGACACTCAGGTAGCTGTCAAGATGCTTTCACCGTCATCAGTGCAAGGGTTTCAACAATTTCTCACAGAGGCATGTTTCTCATATTAAATAAACTAATCCCACTGTTTTTCGGATCAATATTAATCTTATTAAATTACATGTAGCGTTTCTGACCTACTAAATTACAGGTTGATCTTCTTATGAGAGTTCATCATAGAAATTTGACGAGTCTTGTTGGATATTGCAACGATGAAACCAACATAGGGCTGATCTATGAGTACATGGCCAATGGAAACCTACGAGAACATCTTTCAGGTTTGGCTGCAAATGAAATTACTCAGTACTAAATTTGCCATTGATTTCTTAATTAACTAGTACTATAAAATTCTTTGGTAGTCCTTAGTTTGATAATTCTATTTTCCTGGATCACCTGACTTTATAAAATAAGATAGTTATATTTTCTTATGGACGCAGGTAGCAGATCAAATATCTTGAGTTGGGGAGATAGACTTCAAATAGCAATAGAAGCTGCACAAGGTCTGTATAACTAACCAATCATATTATTTAGGCACACAAAAACGATACACCTAATATAGGTGCGTCCCATATACAGTGGTACGTAGGGCTGAACTTTATTAGAGAGTATGTTAGCAACTCTTTGAGACTTTTGAGTTTTAGGAGCTTAAATACCAATCATTATTGATAACGAAATGGTATCTACTTTTTGAGAAGTTGTGTCTGGATTTTAAAAACAGGACTGGACTATCTGCACTATGGCTGCAGTCCGCCTATAATCCACAGGGATGTGAAATCAACGAACATCTTGCTGAATGAAAAA
This window harbors:
- the LOC126634579 gene encoding uncharacterized protein LOC126634579 — its product is MHVSKTTWNRSRKPNNGGKTNTGKDFHCTYCDGNTHTVDYCFYLHGFPPGHKFHGKDVKPLNKTRRAAANNAHKEEAKSSTTKEPVDLKFTVDEINQIKAILRGDSKNQVFANTAGFGNEEDDWIGEGA
- the LOC126634580 gene encoding LRR receptor-like serine/threonine-protein kinase IOS1, which produces MLWNQYSVSCVPKMSQTMKLLFLFAAQIGGFALNLLLLVHAQDQSGFISIDCGLREDSMYNDNPSGITYISDENFVATGERKLVLPEYRNKYSQSYDSLRSFPEGIRNCYKINVTSKTKYLIRAGFFYGNYDEQHEVPEFEIHLGPNLWDTVKSETDYNIELELIHVPLRNYVHVCLVKTGSGVPFISVIDLRPLTDASYKTVKGSLSLLWRHDTGLTADLWGYRYPYDIHDRFWHYFDKPGSWTKLNTSSTINSEFEYQPPSVVMGTAATPNSSNDPLNIFWQPDTEVYHVYLHFAEVEKLQPNQSRQFNITTNGELCNGTLAPDYLSTTTIFCTAESLSGSGVQNNLSIIKTGNSTLPPILNAYEIYKVKEYLISDTNQDDGEPITNIKSTYNIEKNWQGDPCNPQVYSWEGLNCSYHGNDPPRIISLNLSSSGLEGEISPSLSNLTMIQTLDLSNNNLRGSIQEILSELPTLNVLNLENNNLTGSIPVVLINRGKHGLLSMSFCENPNLSGNVSCNKKKNRKYNFFVPMIIVSVVALSVLLLSAAAIWYRAASKRKRQLGNSTDANVAIQHGSFERKGRQFTYSQIVQITKGFERVLGKGGFGTVYHGHIDDTQVAVKMLSPSSVQGFQQFLTEVDLLMRVHHRNLTSLVGYCNDETNIGLIYEYMANGNLREHLSGSRSNILSWGDRLQIAIEAAQGLDYLHYGCSPPIIHRDVKSTNILLNEKFEAKLSDFGISRSFPTEDGTHITTTVAGTPGYLDPEYYASNRLNKESDVYGFGIVLLEIITSRPVFSRTHERSYISEWFSFMLQKGDIYSLVDPRLEGKFNTNSVWKAVEIANACVSPTAIKRLSMSQVVVDLKECLATELARTNQREETELRNSIAMLHPSVR